Below is a window of Elusimicrobiota bacterium DNA.
TACCTAAACTATTATCAGTTCCCAGAGATACGCATATAGAACTCCCGGGGTTCAAGATCAAACGATTAAACGAAATATTTTCGCATCACTACAGTGACACCAAAAACATTAATTTTGCGTGTATGGAACTCAAAGCGCAGTTAGAAAATTTATTCTCAATCGGACTTTCAAGTTATTCAAACGCAGGCACAAAAATGTCTACCTCCACATACGTCCTCGCAGCACAACAATTTACGGTACCTTTTTATTTACAATTTGATTATCGCGGCTTCAAAACATTAATCAACGCATTAGGCGGGATACGTATACGCATAACAGAACCAATGAAGTATGAAGACAAACACGGCGGGTTAAACATTGACTTTAACCCCGGTGAATACCTCCTTAACGGCGATGACGCTTTGGAGTACGTACGGTACAGAGACCAGATTGGCGATAACGGCAGAATCCTGCGGCAACAATCTTTTTTGAAGGAACTCACAAAACAAAAGTTCGCGAACCCGCTGATTTTATTCAAAGCGCCGATGATACTAAAAACTTTCCTTGACAATATCAATACCAACCTTACTTTTTGGGATATATTGGTCCTGGGGTTGGAAATAAAAAATATGCCGTTAAATAATTTTCACGCACTACAACTCCCCGGGAGGCCATTAACAAGTTACTGGATTCCCGATCTTGCTGAACTTTCAGTACTCGGGACAATACTATCTTCCCCGGCAAACGTAACGGAAAACATATCCTCCCACGCTCCGCGGGTAGAAGTTTTTAATGCAACTGACCGTCCTGGGTTTGCTTTGCAGGTAACGCGTTTCCTGAGACAACACGGAGTCGATGTCCTTAAGTGGGGAAACTACGGCATGGTCAACAGCCGAACTATTGTGTTTGACCGTATTGGCAGCGTATCAAATTACAGGCAAGCTCAGCGGGTAGCGTCATTACTTCCGGGCTCGCAGGTAGTTACACGTATAGAAACATCCCCAATGATTGATATTACTATAATACTAGGTGAAGATTGTAAGGAGTTAATACCACGAAATGAAGAATTACCTTAAGCTTGCAAAAACGTTAGCGGAAAATCTGCATAAGCGTAAAGCAAAACAGGTTAAGATCCTTGACCTGCGTAAGATCAGCGCAGTAGCGGACTTTTTTATTATTGCAACCGGCACATCGGACACGCACTTAAGAATGTTACGCGAGGCTGTGATTGACGAACTTGAAGAAACAGGGATAAAAGTGTTACATACCGACGGGGGTAAGAAAAATCAGTGGCAGGCAATTGATTGCGGAGGTATCATCGTACACTTATTCCATCCTGACGCACGCGAGTTCTATAAACTTGAACGTCTGTGGACTGACGCAAAACCTGTAACCTGGAAAAAAGCAGTGAAAAAAAAGAAAAGTTAATAAAACCAATGATTATCCCGAAAATATACGAACATCTAGAACATATCCTAGCTGAGCTAAACACCCAACAGGGATGGAATGCTAAGTTCGGGCTTAACCTTAAAGAAATACAGTTTACGGTTGAACCGCCCCCGCAAGGTATAAACGCCGACCTGGCAACAAATATTGGTTTAGTTCTCGCGAAAAAGGTTAAACAAAACCCGAAGATGATCACCGAACTTTTTATCCCAAAACTTACTGAGTTACTGACTGACTATGCGGAAGTAACTTTTTCTCCCCCGGGATTCATCAACTTCAGACTCATTGACAGGATTTTATATGATACAGCCAAAGATATTTTTGAAGGCAAAGAATTCAAGGGTATAACCTACGGGAACAACACAAAGGTACTACTTGAATTTATATCAGCAAATCCTACCGGCCCGCTGCATATAGGACATGGCCGCGGGGCTGTACTTGGCGACTTCCTTGCCAGAGCAATGGAATATCTTGGGTATAAAGTTGATACTGAATACTATATAAACGATGCCGGAAGACAGATGAACCTCCTGGGTTTATCCGTAAAAACAAAATACCGTGAACTCATGAACCTCCCTGTAATTACTGCAGAGAAGGATGCTGTAGCAACTGACGGTTACCGCGGAGAGTATATCACTGACCTTGCAAAAACGTTGATTGATAAACCCGGAATTAATCCGGAAGACACCGTATTTTTTAGGAAGTACGCAATTGAAAATATTCTTAACAACATAAAAACAGACCTCGCTACTGCAAGAATTGAGTTTAAGAACTGGTTTTCGGAAACAACCTTATACGAAAAAGGCGTGGTGAAACAAACCTGCGAGATATTAACACAAAAAGGATTGGCATATCAGCAGGACAACGCGTTATGGTTCAAGAGTACGTTGAGTAATGACGATAAAGACCGCGTGTTAGTACGTTCAGACGGTAACCCCACATACTTCGCTAGTGATATTGCGTATCACCAAAACAAACTTGACCGCGGGTACACCAAACTCATTGATATCTGGGGAGCTGACCACCATGGCTATGCGCCAAGGCTCAACGCCGTGATGAACTTAATGGGCTACCCAAAAGAAGTATTGACCATTATCCTATACCAGCTAGTAAGATTATCGCGGCAGGGACAGCCGGTAGTGATGTCAACCCGCGCGGGTGAATTTATAACCTTTGCTGAAGTAATGAAGGAGGTTGGTATTGATGCAACCCGATATTTTTTATTATTACGCACACCGGATACGCACCTAGACTTTGACCTTGACCTAGCAAAAAAACAGTCACTGGAAAACCCGGTTTACTACATACAATACGCTCATACACGTATCTGCGGGATTGAACGTGAAGCTATAAAACAGAATATTACACCAAACACAGAAGTTGTTGAGCTCTTAAAAGATGATATAGAACAGCAGTTACTCCGTAAACTATGTTTCTTTAACGACACAGTACTTTCCTGTGTAGAACACAACACCGCGCATTTTCTTACTTCATACCTTTACACCCTTGCGGGATTGTTCCACAAATATTATGACTCCCACCGCGTAGTGGTTGATGACAAAAACATATCCTCAGCAAGATTACTCCTGATGAAGGCCGTACAATCCGTCCTTTGTCAGGGATTCAGCCTCCTTGGTATTACTGCACCGGACAAAATGTGATATAATACGCCGTATGAACACAAAAGAAAACAGCGGAATACAAAATACTGAAGATACGAAGTATATCCACCGCGCTATCAATAACGACGGTAGAGCGTTTGAACATCTTGTAAAAAAGTATGAACATAAAATCTATGATTTAGCGTATAAAATTCTTGGGAACACGGATGATGCGGCAGATGTCCTGCAGGAAACTTTTCTTCAAGCATACCGCTCATTACCCAAGTTCAAAGGAAAATCAAGTTTTTCTACCTGGCTTTACCGTATAGCAATGAATAACTGTTTAATGAAAATACGTAAACATAAGAACAGAACTGTTGAATCACTGGATTCTACCGAAGACGATAGTACAGACGCATTATATAACAACATCCCGGACTGGTCATTCAACCCTGAAGCAACCGCGGAAAATAGTGAACTCCGCGATATTTTATCACGTACAATCAGAAGGTTACCTTCGGAATACCGTACAGTGATAATCCTTCATGACATGCAGGGTATGTCAAACAAGGAAGTCAGCGGTATACTTAAACTTTCAATCCCCGCAATAAAGTCAAGATTACACCGCGCAAGAAGTTTTGTGCGGAAACGGTTATCCCACTACTTTGTACAAAAAACAGGAAAGCCCTTACAATGAAAAATAAACACCCGAAAAAGTGCCAGCACTGGCTTAAACTAATACACAACTACTGTGATGATTGTGCCATAAACACTTCAGCACTGATCTTATTACAACGCCATATTGAACAATGCCCGTGTTGCGCGATGTATTATCATACATACACAAAAACAATCTCAATCTGTTCGGAAGTCAGGGAAGTGGAAGTCCCGGTAGTCATCCATCGCCAGTTTTGGGTAGTTATACATAAAGAAATCCATAAAAAATTAATTAAGAAGTTGAACCGTTGAAGTTAGAATCATTCAATTTTTATTTACCTCCGGAACTAATAGCCCAATCTCCCGCAGAAAAACGGGATAATTCAAGGTTACTGGTTTATCACACAAACACACAAAAGATTGAAGATACAGTTTTTTCTGTACTCCCTAACGTAATCGGCAGAGGAAACCTAATTGTTTTCAATAACACAAAAGTCATCCCCGCAAGGATGTACGTCAATAAACCTACCGGCGGGAAAATTGAATTACTCTATATAAACCATCATAAAGATGAGTTATACAACGTCCTGATAAAACCTTCTTCACGGATAAAGACAGGGATGGCCCTTACTTTACCTGGAGACACCGGTACCGTAACAATTATTGAACGCAACACCGAACTAAACTCTTTCATTATCCGGTATACCCCAAAGAAAGATGTTACTATGTTCAAAGTATTCGAAACCTATGGCGAGATGCCTGTCCCTCCATATATAAAGACAAAACTCATCGACCAGGAAAGATACCAGACTGTATACGCAGAATCACCCGGGGCAATCGCCGCGCCAACCGCAGGATTACATTTTACACGTGAATTACTGGGCACTCTAAAATCCGGGGATAACATCCTGGCAAATATCACTTTACACGTAGGAATTGGCACATTCCGTCCCGTGACAAGTGAAATGATTGAATCCCACAAAATGCTAGACGAATATTATTCTATCAACACAAATACGGCTGAAATACTTAATACCGCTATTACCCAAGAAATGAATAATATCATCGCTGTGGGAACCACTGTTATGCGGACACTAGAAACTTATAAAGAAACCGGTAAAAATGAAGGCTGGACTAATAAATACATTTACCCCGGTTATAAATTCGGTATCACAAAAAAGATTATTACAAACTTCCACCTGCCAAAATCCACGTTATTTATACTCATATGCTCAATCACAGGCATCGATGAAGCCCAAAGGATTTATGCTCATGCAGTTAAACAAAAGTACAGGTTCTACAGTTTTGGCGACGCAATGATAATATTATAAACTTTCAGGTTCAACCTTTTTGTTATACGCATTCATTGCTTTATCCAACCCGGAAAATAACACTAGTTTCACAGCCTCAGTTGCGCAGTTAACCATTTCCTCTACCTTAGGCAATTCTTCTTTTTCAAACCGTGACAAAACAAAATCTTTAGTCACCCGTCCTTCGGGTACCGGCCCGATACCCAACCTAATCCTGACAAAATCCGTATTTCCCAAAGTTTCAATAATAGAATTCAACCCGTTATGTCCCCCGGATGAACCTTTTGGCCTGATCCTAATCTGTCCCAGGGGTAACGCAAAATCGTCGTATATAACCACCATCTGATTAGCCGTGATATTGTATTTATCAATAAGTATCTTCGCAGCAAGGCCGGAATCATTCACATAAGTCAACGGTTTAGCAATAACTATTCTTGGTAAATTCGCCACGTTTTTTTCGGTAGCGGAAATTCTTGAAGGATAACACGCAAGCGCTGTGTTGTAGTTATTAAGTTTAATACCCCACAACGCTGCGAGTTTATCTATAACCAACCACCCGACATTATGCCGGGTATTGAAATACTTATCTTCCGGATTGCCAAGCCCTAGAAATAGCCAGTCGAGTGTATCCAACTGCTACCCCGTTACTACTTAGCTTTTTTATCTTCAGCCGGCGCTTTTTCCTTAGGCTTATCCTTAGCTACTTTATCCCCTGCGGCACCCTTTGCAGCTGCACCCGCTGCAGGAGTAGCAGCCTCTTCGCCTTCCACACCTTCTTCTTCCTTCTTACCTTTACCAATGACTTCAGGTTCTGCTGGCGCAGCAGCAGCTGCCGCTGCCACTTCTTCCGGTGTAGGTTCTTCAACCTTGGGAAGAACTATGTGGATTACAGTTTGTTCAGGTTCAATCAACACTTTCACGCCTTCTGGTATCTTAAGGTCGGATACATGGATAGTATCATTAATCTTCATCTGTGAGATATCAACTTCTATTTGATCAGGGATATTTGTCGGTAAACATTTAATCTTTAAATGCCATAGAACCTGTTCCAATACCCCTCCCTCTTTAAGGCCTGGGGTATCCGTTGCGCCAAGCGCTTTTATCGGTACTTCAAGTTCCAGCTCTTTCTTCATTGATACTTCATAAAAATCTATGTGTACAACCTTCTCTGTAGTAGGATGTCTCTGGATATCTTTAACAAGAACAATCTTTGATTCCTTTTCACTGATATTAAGCTTAATCAACGCGTTTCCGCTTGTCGTTCTGCGTAATTTCATAAACTCAATGCTGTTCACTGCCAGGTTTTGCGGTGCAGCCTCCCCACCGTAAAGAATTGCAGGGATCTCTCCTTGCAGCCTCATCTGCCTTAATCCACCCTTTGTCGTTAATTCACGTGTTGACGCTTTTAGCAATATTTCAGCCATTAGTTATTTACTCCTCTCAAACATAATTTTTTTCAATACCTTTAAAAACTAAGTTATAAATATTACATTAATGTATTTCCAATGTCAACGTCATAATACCAACAAAATGCATCTCTGGAACATTTTATTGCATATTTATGTCATATATGGTGTATAATAATACTAGACAAGAAGTTGTATTCAGACAATGAAAAAAACGGTAGTATTAACATTAATAGTGTTATTTGCCCTAACTATAACACCGGCACTATGGTGTTATACATCTTATTCCAACGATTACAGTTATACAGGTTTTTCTTCCCGGCCACGCGGTATGGGTAACACGTTTACCGGTTTAGCTGAAGATATAGAATCCATCGGCTGGAATTCTGCGGGTACTGCCGGAATCAATGGCATACAATTATGCGCGATGTACATCCCTTTTTGGGAAAATATAAGTTATAGCGCTGCGGCAGTTGCCATACCCACAAAAGAAATCGGAACATTTACAATCGGATATTTAAACAATACAATCCCCGGGTTTGAACGCCGTGAAACTTTGTATGACACACCTGTTACATTCAGTATTATCCAACAATGCCTAACCGCAGGGTACTCAAAAATGATCGGTAAAATATATACCGGGCTAAATATCAAGTATTTACAGGAAAATATTGATACTTACTCATCCTCAACCATAGGAGGTGATATCGGATTAGTAGTACCCGGAAATACCGTATTTGTAAAATCTCCGGTATTGAACAGATGTAATTTCGGTATTCAATTTTATAACATCATTCCTCCGACACAAAAATTCAGGGAATTCAAAGAAACCGCACAGATAGTTACCCGCGCGGGGGTAAGTTATGAAATCCCGGCAGTTATCTCAAAGGATATCGATAAACTTGTCCTTCTCTGCGATGCCGCATTTACCTCAGGTATACCTCTGACTTATAATACCGGCGCTGAGTATTCGCTATACAATACACTTTTTCTGCGTACGGGTTACGATAAGTCACAGGAGAGCGTATCATTTGGTATGGGCTTCCTCTGGAAATTAATCAAACTGGATTATGCCTATACCCAGCACATGCTTAGTTCGATACACCAACTATCACTTACTTTTAAGTTCGCGAACCCTGAAGAAAGGTTTAGAAAGTATATACACGACCTTGCGGAACGGTCATACACAATCGGCCGGCAATTTATGCAAAACGGCAAATACCTGCAGGCAATCGATGAATGGAATAAAGCATTATTACTAGAACCTGACTACGCAGACGCAAATGAAGCTAAACAGTTATTAGAACAAAAACTTGAAGGTGACCGTCAACAAAAGTTTTTGTATCAATTAACCAGCATGTCACAAGCAGCAGAAATCCTGGAAAAACAAGGCAAACTCATAGAATCAATTGATGCGTGGAACAAATTATTATCATTATCCCCCAATGATACTAAAGCTCCGGAAGCAATCAAACGTATCCAGGCACGGATGTCCACAGAAGAACTCGCAAGGTCACGTGATAAAAACGTACAAGGCCTTTTGCTTGAAGGTTCAAAACTGTATGACAGCAAAAAATATTTCTCTGCAATCAAGACATGGGAGAAAGCATTAAATGCGCAGCCAAATAATTTGTTATTAAAAGAAAAAATCAGTGACGCGAAATCCGTGATCCGCGACCTTGCTGATACACATTACGCCGCAGGGGTTACATTGTATAACAAGAACCAGTTAGCTGACGCAATCTCGCAGTTTGAAGAGTCATTATACTACAACCCCGCAAATATCCAGGCAAAAGATTACCTTAACCGCTGCCAGTTCCGTGCGAAAGAAAAACGCCAGACTGTTGATACCAAAACCGTGGATAAGTTATACTATGAAGCAGCAAACGCATATATGAAAGGCCAATACCAGGACGCAAAAAAAGTGGTAGAAAAAATATTGCAGATGGACCCGTTGAACGAAAACGCAAAACGGTTACTTAATAAAATTAACACTATCCTCGGGGTACAGGAACAATGAAGTATAACAATCGCATATCGGTTATCTCTATCTTAACATCATTGGCGGTACTTATAAGTTTATCCTCAGCCAATGCCGGGTGGTACGTAAAAAAGATACTAGAAAACTCAAACTGGCAAGTAGTCAACGATATATCTTTAGGGACACTTTATACGGGATATAATTACATAAATATCGGGACAAGAAACTTTAAATATGTTGGATTCTCCTGGAATGGCAACAATTTTGTTTCATCATACTCCGGTTCAATGTCAGCATCAGTCAGTAGTTTAGGAATATGGAAAGCGCGTAATTCTGACAGTATCCCGCGCCTGTATTGCGGAATTGGCAAACCCGGCGGGCTTTACGAGATAGTTGATGGTAACCAAACTTTACTCCCCCCATCACCGTATGCAGGTAATGCCAATAAAATCTTTTGTGGAAACGGGCATAACACAACAACAGAATATATGTACTCCGCCAATAACGGCGGTGGATTATATGAATACCTTTACGATAACGCCAGTAGTGCATGGACAAGAACTGATTATTCCCGTGCAAAACCTGTAGAAGGCGGTGTACACAATGCCACGTGTGTAATGACTGCCAAAGCACGGCATAACGACAACGTAGAACGATTGTATGGCGGGTATGACGGGTTAGTAAAGGAATATAGCTATGAATGGGATCAACATGACGACCAGTACGATTATCGCGATGAAATTGTAATAGATTATTCTTCAACCAGCCATGATGACGTTGTTGCAATAACAACTTCAAATGTCACGGGTAGCCTCAAACTATACATCTGCCGCAGTTCTTCTACACTATATGAAACACAGTATAGTAGTACGTTTAATCGATGGCCGACTTCGTCGTCAAACTACACTACTCTATCTTTCAGCGGTGCCTTACTTACCGACTTAAAGATTGCACAAGGCCGCAGTGACGGTATTAATCGTATGTATGTAACATCAAAAAACGGAAGGATATACGAGAGGACATACACAAGCGGCAGCGGGTGGAGCGCCATCTCTGGGATTTACGTTTCTGACAGCTCACTCAAATGTTTAGACATTGGCACTACGAGGAGTGACAATCGTAAACGCATATATTGCGGTGATAATTCAGGAAGAGTTTATGAGATAACCTACGACAGCGCACCACCGGTATCAAGGATAACAAGCCCTTCCAGCGGTAACGCGTTCTCAACCCCCCCGGTAATTTCCGGTACAGCTGCGGATACCAACGGTATCGGCCTAAAATCCATAAATTATCGTCTAACAGATACAACCGAAAACCCTGATAAATACTGGGCCGGTTCCGCATGGGTAATAAGCTCATACTGGGTAACTAACGCTATTGCAGACGCTCCTGTAACATACACAGGATCATATAATACCGCGTTAGCAACACTTTCCGCAGGGCACAATTACCGGTTTGAAACACAGGTATTGGATGTAGGCGATAATTATGAACTAAATTTTACAACAATTACTTTTATGTTTGACAACGCATCACCTAATACTGTAACCGACCTTACCGCAACCGAAGGACAGGAAGAACAATCAATAAAATTATCATGGACAACACCGGGTAATGACGGAACAATTTCTTCACGTTCGCTCACTAATTGTGTGTATACAATAAAACATTCAACTAATCCCAATGACACCTGGGCGAGTAATTATGTAATCAATATTACAACCACTGCTACAATAAATACA
It encodes the following:
- a CDS encoding LCP family protein; this encodes PKLLSVPRDTHIELPGFKIKRLNEIFSHHYSDTKNINFACMELKAQLENLFSIGLSSYSNAGTKMSTSTYVLAAQQFTVPFYLQFDYRGFKTLINALGGIRIRITEPMKYEDKHGGLNIDFNPGEYLLNGDDALEYVRYRDQIGDNGRILRQQSFLKELTKQKFANPLILFKAPMILKTFLDNINTNLTFWDILVLGLEIKNMPLNNFHALQLPGRPLTSYWIPDLAELSVLGTILSSPANVTENISSHAPRVEVFNATDRPGFALQVTRFLRQHGVDVLKWGNYGMVNSRTIVFDRIGSVSNYRQAQRVASLLPGSQVVTRIETSPMIDITIILGEDCKELIPRNEELP
- the rsfS gene encoding ribosome silencing factor, yielding MKNYLKLAKTLAENLHKRKAKQVKILDLRKISAVADFFIIATGTSDTHLRMLREAVIDELEETGIKVLHTDGGKKNQWQAIDCGGIIVHLFHPDAREFYKLERLWTDAKPVTWKKAVKKKKS
- the argS gene encoding arginine--tRNA ligase, with the protein product MIIPKIYEHLEHILAELNTQQGWNAKFGLNLKEIQFTVEPPPQGINADLATNIGLVLAKKVKQNPKMITELFIPKLTELLTDYAEVTFSPPGFINFRLIDRILYDTAKDIFEGKEFKGITYGNNTKVLLEFISANPTGPLHIGHGRGAVLGDFLARAMEYLGYKVDTEYYINDAGRQMNLLGLSVKTKYRELMNLPVITAEKDAVATDGYRGEYITDLAKTLIDKPGINPEDTVFFRKYAIENILNNIKTDLATARIEFKNWFSETTLYEKGVVKQTCEILTQKGLAYQQDNALWFKSTLSNDDKDRVLVRSDGNPTYFASDIAYHQNKLDRGYTKLIDIWGADHHGYAPRLNAVMNLMGYPKEVLTIILYQLVRLSRQGQPVVMSTRAGEFITFAEVMKEVGIDATRYFLLLRTPDTHLDFDLDLAKKQSLENPVYYIQYAHTRICGIEREAIKQNITPNTEVVELLKDDIEQQLLRKLCFFNDTVLSCVEHNTAHFLTSYLYTLAGLFHKYYDSHRVVVDDKNISSARLLLMKAVQSVLCQGFSLLGITAPDKM
- a CDS encoding sigma-70 family RNA polymerase sigma factor, whose translation is MNTKENSGIQNTEDTKYIHRAINNDGRAFEHLVKKYEHKIYDLAYKILGNTDDAADVLQETFLQAYRSLPKFKGKSSFSTWLYRIAMNNCLMKIRKHKNRTVESLDSTEDDSTDALYNNIPDWSFNPEATAENSELRDILSRTIRRLPSEYRTVIILHDMQGMSNKEVSGILKLSIPAIKSRLHRARSFVRKRLSHYFVQKTGKPLQ
- the queA gene encoding tRNA preQ1(34) S-adenosylmethionine ribosyltransferase-isomerase QueA yields the protein MKLESFNFYLPPELIAQSPAEKRDNSRLLVYHTNTQKIEDTVFSVLPNVIGRGNLIVFNNTKVIPARMYVNKPTGGKIELLYINHHKDELYNVLIKPSSRIKTGMALTLPGDTGTVTIIERNTELNSFIIRYTPKKDVTMFKVFETYGEMPVPPYIKTKLIDQERYQTVYAESPGAIAAPTAGLHFTRELLGTLKSGDNILANITLHVGIGTFRPVTSEMIESHKMLDEYYSINTNTAEILNTAITQEMNNIIAVGTTVMRTLETYKETGKNEGWTNKYIYPGYKFGITKKIITNFHLPKSTLFILICSITGIDEAQRIYAHAVKQKYRFYSFGDAMIIL
- the pth gene encoding aminoacyl-tRNA hydrolase translates to MDTLDWLFLGLGNPEDKYFNTRHNVGWLVIDKLAALWGIKLNNYNTALACYPSRISATEKNVANLPRIVIAKPLTYVNDSGLAAKILIDKYNITANQMVVIYDDFALPLGQIRIRPKGSSGGHNGLNSIIETLGNTDFVRIRLGIGPVPEGRVTKDFVLSRFEKEELPKVEEMVNCATEAVKLVLFSGLDKAMNAYNKKVEPESL
- a CDS encoding 50S ribosomal protein L25, translated to MAEILLKASTRELTTKGGLRQMRLQGEIPAILYGGEAAPQNLAVNSIEFMKLRRTTSGNALIKLNISEKESKIVLVKDIQRHPTTEKVVHIDFYEVSMKKELELEVPIKALGATDTPGLKEGGVLEQVLWHLKIKCLPTNIPDQIEVDISQMKINDTIHVSDLKIPEGVKVLIEPEQTVIHIVLPKVEEPTPEEVAAAAAAAPAEPEVIGKGKKEEEGVEGEEAATPAAGAAAKGAAGDKVAKDKPKEKAPAEDKKAK
- a CDS encoding PorV/PorQ family protein: MKKTVVLTLIVLFALTITPALWCYTSYSNDYSYTGFSSRPRGMGNTFTGLAEDIESIGWNSAGTAGINGIQLCAMYIPFWENISYSAAAVAIPTKEIGTFTIGYLNNTIPGFERRETLYDTPVTFSIIQQCLTAGYSKMIGKIYTGLNIKYLQENIDTYSSSTIGGDIGLVVPGNTVFVKSPVLNRCNFGIQFYNIIPPTQKFREFKETAQIVTRAGVSYEIPAVISKDIDKLVLLCDAAFTSGIPLTYNTGAEYSLYNTLFLRTGYDKSQESVSFGMGFLWKLIKLDYAYTQHMLSSIHQLSLTFKFANPEERFRKYIHDLAERSYTIGRQFMQNGKYLQAIDEWNKALLLEPDYADANEAKQLLEQKLEGDRQQKFLYQLTSMSQAAEILEKQGKLIESIDAWNKLLSLSPNDTKAPEAIKRIQARMSTEELARSRDKNVQGLLLEGSKLYDSKKYFSAIKTWEKALNAQPNNLLLKEKISDAKSVIRDLADTHYAAGVTLYNKNQLADAISQFEESLYYNPANIQAKDYLNRCQFRAKEKRQTVDTKTVDKLYYEAANAYMKGQYQDAKKVVEKILQMDPLNENAKRLLNKINTILGVQEQ